TCGAAGAACACCACTGGATACATCGGCTCGAGCGGGCGTGCCTGCCAGGCCATCACCTCGTCCATCACGGCGTCAGTTACCGAGCTGATGAACTCCGGCGACACCTCGGTGCCGTACTGCTCGGCCAGAAACCCCTGGATCTCGCGCACCGTCATGCCGCGGGCGTACATCGCGATGATCTTGTCGTCAAAGCCCGTGAAGCGCCGCTCGTGCTTCGGAATCAGGATCGGAGCAAAGCTACCGTCGCGGTCGCGCGGAATCTCCAGCCGTAGCGGGCCGTCGTCGGTCAGCACCGTCTTGCCGCTCTTGCCGTTGCGCTGGTTGGTCGCGTCTTCGGGTCGCACGGCGCCTGCCGGATACCCCAGATGATGACCGAGCTCGGCACCCAGTGCCCGCTCGATCAATGCCTTCTTGAACGCGGCTGATGCGGCGTGCACCGCCTCGGCCGTCATTGGACCCTTCACGAACTGGTCAATCAGTTCCTTCGGAATGGACGGCAACGCCGTCTGGGCCTCCGTGGCCGTCTTGGGTTTGCGTGGCATACATGCTCCTTAAGCTACATGTTATGCCTTCACACAAAATCTATGACAGGCCCTTGAATTCAAGGAAAGGCCAACAACCCAACACAACAACCCACCCACAAACGCCAAGCAGACAAACCCCCATCACTTGCTCAACTTGGAATGCCTCCGCGAATACCCAAAATAAATAACCATCCCAACGAGCAACCAAACCACAAACGCCACCCACGTAACAGCCTGAAGATTAATCATCAGGAAAAGGCAAGAACCGACCGCCAACACCGGCACAACCGGCACTCCAGGACACCGAAACGCCCGCGGCAACTCGGGATGCGTCTTCCGCAAAACGAGAACCGCAATCGACACCATCGAAAACGCGGCCAACGTGCCGATATTGATCAGCTCAGCCAACACATTCAACGGCACCAGCGCCCCGATCAACCCAAAGAAAATCCCCACGAGCCACGTAGTAAAAAACGGCGTAGCAAACCGCGGATGCACCCGCGAAAGCCGCGCCGGCAACAACCCATCGCGCGACATGGCGAAAATCACCCGAGTCTGGCCATAAGCCATCACCAGAATCACCGTCAACATACCCAGCACGGCGCCGAGGTCGATAAAACCCGCAACCCACTTTTGACCCGCAACCTGCAACGCATACGACACCGGGTGCGAAATATTCGCAAACTGCGCCGACGGCACGATGCCGGTGACGACGGCGGCCACCGCCACGTACAACACCGCGCAAACGCCCAGCGACGCAATGATCCCGATCGGCAGATCGCGCTTCGGATCCTTCACCTCTTCCGCTGCGGACGACACGGAGTCGAAACCGATGAACGCGAAGAACATCACCGCCGCCGCGCCGAACACGCCGTTCCAGCCGTTCGGCATGAACGGATGCCAGTTGGCCGGCGTCACGTGAAAGACGCCCACGCCGATGACCAGCAACACCACGACCACCTTGATCGCGACCATGATGTTGTTGATCCGCGCCGACTCGCGCACGCCGAACGACAACAGCGCGGTGATCGCCATCATCACGAGGAACGCGGGCAGGTTGAAGAGCGTGTCGTGGCCAGGCAACGCGCCCGGCGCCGCCGTCAACGCAACCGGCAAGGACACGCCGAAGCCCGATAGCAACGATTGCAGATAGCCCGACCAGCCCACCGAGACAGCGGAGGTAGCGAGTCCGTATTCGAGCATCAAGTCCCAGCCGATAATCCAGGCGGCGAGTTCGCCGAGCGTCGCATACGAATACGTGTAGATCGATCCCGCCACCGGAATCGTCGAGGCAAATTCTGCGTAGGCGAGCGCGGCGAAGCCGCAGGCGATCGCCGCGATCAGGAACGAGATCATCAGCGCCGGCCCGGCCTGCACGGCGCCCGTGCCGGTCAGCACGAAAATGCCGGTGCCGATAATGGCGCCGACCCCGAGGAAGGTCAGATCGAGCGCGCCGAGCGCCTTCTTCAAACCGGCGTTCTGAGCACTTGCGGCGATCATGTGCTCGACGCTCTTCTTGCGAAACAGGGACATTGGCGGGGGTCTCCAGTAGTGCACGCGTGTTGCGCGCCGAATGTCGGGGAAACCCACGATTTTAGCGGATCGGTACTCTGCACCGTTCTGGAGCGTGCTTTTTACGGCATAGGCGCGGGGCTGAAAATCCCGGCGGATGAGATTCGGAGGGGAGGTTCGTCCGCTGCGCGGCCAATCGCAGCAAGGGTTTCGCGCGACGCGCAGGCGCTCGGGAGGGAATCGCTCTCTTGCAAGCTGGCTATGCCGGATGCGAGTTTTTCAGCACACACAGAGCAGCGCCAGCGGTGAGAGCGGTCAGCCCGCCATCGCGGGATTCAGATCGACGAGCCGATTGCTCATCACGTAGAACGTCAGTTCGGCGTTGTTGCGCAGCTTCATCTTCTCGAGCAGACGGGTGCGGTACACGCTGACCGTTTTCACCGACAGTGAGAGCGCTACGGCGATATCCGTCAGCCGCTTGCCCGACGCGAGCATGCACAGCGTCTGATATTCGCGGTCGGAGAGCTTTTCGTGCGGCATCTGCTCGCCGTCGAAGGATACGTAGTCCGCGAGCGCCTCGGCCATCGCCGGGCTCACGTATTTGCGGCCTGCCGCGACCTGCTGGATCGCGCCGATCATCTGCG
This genomic stretch from Paraburkholderia dioscoreae harbors:
- the rqpR gene encoding response regulator transcription factor RqpR (The RqpSR system (Regulating Quorum sensing and Pathogenicity Sensor kinase and Response regulator) co-occurs with and modulates the expression of cis-2-dodecenoic acid quorum-sensing systems.) → MSLRILLVDDHAVVRQGVRQLLLDRGVAREVTEAQSGAEALDAVARFSYDVVLLDISLPDMNGVEVLKRLKRKAPRVAVLMFSMYREDQYAVRALKAGAAGYLSKTVDTAQMIGAIQQVAAGRKYVSPAMAEALADYVSFDGEQMPHEKLSDREYQTLCMLASGKRLTDIAVALSLSVKTVSVYRTRLLEKMKLRNNAELTFYVMSNRLVDLNPAMAG
- a CDS encoding amino acid permease — protein: MSLFRKKSVEHMIAASAQNAGLKKALGALDLTFLGVGAIIGTGIFVLTGTGAVQAGPALMISFLIAAIACGFAALAYAEFASTIPVAGSIYTYSYATLGELAAWIIGWDLMLEYGLATSAVSVGWSGYLQSLLSGFGVSLPVALTAAPGALPGHDTLFNLPAFLVMMAITALLSFGVRESARINNIMVAIKVVVVLLVIGVGVFHVTPANWHPFMPNGWNGVFGAAAVMFFAFIGFDSVSSAAEEVKDPKRDLPIGIIASLGVCAVLYVAVAAVVTGIVPSAQFANISHPVSYALQVAGQKWVAGFIDLGAVLGMLTVILVMAYGQTRVIFAMSRDGLLPARLSRVHPRFATPFFTTWLVGIFFGLIGALVPLNVLAELINIGTLAAFSMVSIAVLVLRKTHPELPRAFRCPGVPVVPVLAVGSCLFLMINLQAVTWVAFVVWLLVGMVIYFGYSRRHSKLSK